The following proteins are encoded in a genomic region of Haloarcula marina:
- a CDS encoding saccharopine dehydrogenase family protein has product MDEVVIYGSYGYTGELVAEEAVDRGLNPVLAGRNRRTIERQATELGCNYEVVGLDEPRALDAMLADATAVLHCAGPFSRTWEPMVDACLRTGTHYLDITGELGVFEAIHDRDSEADEAGVMLLPGVGFDVVPTDCLGAHLHERLPEADTLELAFHAEMGASTGTAKTLVEHIDEGGAVRRDGRIRQVGVAHESRTIDFGWGHDGRHAASIPWGDVATAYYTTGIPNVTVYMSMPPSAVRQTRLAGTLSPVLGLPPVKAGLQWLIEQTTDGPDADERASGESLVWGEARAAGGDRVISRLRGPHTYTLTVETAMATVERVLDGNVHTGYQTPAGAYGPDLILDIDGVEREDVL; this is encoded by the coding sequence ATGGACGAGGTCGTCATCTACGGGTCGTACGGGTACACGGGAGAACTGGTCGCCGAGGAAGCCGTCGACCGCGGATTGAACCCTGTGCTGGCCGGGCGCAACCGGCGGACAATCGAACGACAGGCGACCGAGTTGGGGTGTAACTACGAGGTGGTCGGCCTCGACGAACCACGGGCACTCGACGCGATGCTCGCCGACGCGACAGCAGTCCTCCACTGCGCCGGTCCCTTCTCGCGGACGTGGGAACCGATGGTCGACGCCTGCCTCCGAACCGGGACGCACTACCTCGACATCACCGGGGAACTCGGCGTCTTCGAGGCCATCCACGACCGGGACAGCGAGGCGGACGAGGCGGGGGTGATGCTGTTGCCCGGCGTCGGGTTCGACGTGGTTCCGACCGACTGTCTGGGCGCGCACCTCCACGAACGACTGCCTGAAGCCGACACGCTGGAACTGGCCTTCCACGCCGAGATGGGGGCTTCGACGGGAACGGCGAAGACGCTGGTCGAACACATCGACGAGGGCGGGGCCGTCCGGCGCGACGGCCGAATCCGGCAGGTCGGCGTCGCCCACGAATCCCGAACAATCGACTTCGGGTGGGGACACGACGGCCGCCACGCCGCGAGCATCCCGTGGGGTGACGTGGCGACGGCGTACTACACGACCGGCATCCCGAACGTCACCGTCTACATGTCGATGCCACCGAGCGCCGTGCGGCAGACGCGACTCGCCGGAACCCTGTCGCCGGTCCTCGGCCTCCCCCCGGTGAAGGCGGGCCTCCAGTGGCTCATCGAACAGACGACCGACGGCCCGGACGCCGACGAACGGGCCAGCGGCGAGAGCCTCGTGTGGGGCGAGGCACGCGCCGCGGGCGGCGACCGCGTCATCAGCCGACTTCGCGGCCCGCACACGTACACGCTGACCGTCGAAACCGCCATGGCGACCGTCGAGCGCGTCCTCGACGGGAACGTCCACACCGGCTATCAGACGCCCGCCGGTGCGTACGGTCCGGACCTGATTCTCGACATCGACGGGGTGGAGCGCGAAGACGTACTCTGA
- a CDS encoding Rieske (2Fe-2S) protein, whose translation MDEDSRIVAVDEVPEDGSFLFTVRDGFDTEEAILVRLTDGVVAFENYCPHWRDIRLDKGSGATMREDELVCEKHGATFESDTGTCTFGPCEGAVLEEVAVTVEDGAVYLTDDRYEFEQQGSSGDHDLSSGGRIGFSGQ comes from the coding sequence ATGGACGAGGACAGCAGGATTGTGGCGGTCGACGAGGTCCCCGAGGACGGGAGTTTTCTGTTCACGGTCCGCGACGGGTTCGACACCGAGGAAGCCATCCTCGTGCGCCTCACCGACGGCGTCGTCGCCTTCGAGAACTACTGCCCTCACTGGCGAGACATCCGGTTGGACAAGGGAAGCGGCGCGACGATGCGCGAAGACGAACTCGTCTGTGAGAAACACGGGGCGACGTTCGAGTCGGATACCGGCACCTGCACGTTCGGCCCCTGCGAGGGCGCGGTGCTGGAGGAAGTCGCCGTCACCGTCGAGGACGGCGCGGTGTACCTGACCGACGACCGCTACGAGTTCGAACAGCAGGGCTCGTCGGGCGACCACGACCTCTCCTCGGGCGGACGCATCGGCTTTTCGGGGCAGTAG
- a CDS encoding transcriptional regulator, which yields MREASRTTRQRIADRLRDETMAAGTIANTFEIRTSSALSHVEHIAKSLDATDEQLLVAPPECEKCGFTDFDDLTNRPSRCPECKSESVAEPAYRIA from the coding sequence ATGCGTGAGGCAAGTCGGACGACGCGCCAACGCATCGCCGATAGATTACGCGACGAGACGATGGCGGCGGGGACAATCGCGAACACGTTCGAGATACGCACGAGCAGCGCGCTCAGCCACGTGGAACACATCGCGAAATCGCTGGACGCCACCGACGAACAACTGCTCGTCGCGCCGCCCGAGTGCGAGAAGTGCGGGTTCACGGACTTCGACGACCTGACGAACCGGCCGAGTCGATGCCCGGAGTGCAAATCTGAGAGCGTCGCCGAACCCGCCTATCGAATCGCTTGA
- a CDS encoding pyridoxamine 5'-phosphate oxidase family protein — protein sequence MSDTSAVEMTGDERDTFLGVGGTGVLAFSASGDGPPDAVPVSYGYDPGETTFYFRLATRPTSDRATDGRPVTFVTYDRSGEGYRSVVASGRLEPVRIEDVADRSLAGLENVDIPAVDIFDRPVEDVSFELRRLVPETLTTRRSRE from the coding sequence ATGAGTGACACGAGCGCAGTGGAAATGACGGGCGACGAACGCGACACCTTCCTCGGCGTCGGCGGGACGGGCGTCCTCGCGTTCAGTGCGTCCGGTGACGGCCCGCCCGATGCCGTCCCGGTGTCGTACGGGTACGACCCCGGCGAGACGACGTTCTACTTCCGGTTGGCGACCCGGCCGACCAGCGACCGCGCCACCGACGGCAGACCGGTGACGTTTGTCACCTACGACCGGTCGGGCGAGGGGTACCGGAGCGTCGTCGCGTCGGGTCGACTGGAACCCGTCCGCATCGAAGACGTCGCCGACCGGTCGCTCGCGGGACTGGAGAACGTCGACATCCCCGCCGTCGACATCTTCGACCGGCCAGTCGAGGATGTGTCGTTCGAACTCAGGCGACTGGTTCCCGAGACGCTGACGACGCGCCGGTCCCGGGAGTAG
- a CDS encoding FAD-dependent oxidoreductase, which translates to MDERSLTVADVRSVGPNAIAIDIETPPEFDAQPGQFVKLTLAVDGEDESRFYTISSPDVTDEFEITVGIDPDGEVAPHLADLEAGDTVRIAGPFGSDFYEGEARAVLLAGGPGIGPAVGIAERALADGNDAAVVYQDDDPIHEDRLAALEADGAFVAVLDGDDGLTDAVADATADGGQVFIYGFADFLDDATAALEAAGVDADDAKVENFG; encoded by the coding sequence ATGGACGAACGTTCACTCACCGTCGCAGACGTTCGGTCGGTCGGGCCGAACGCCATCGCTATCGACATCGAGACGCCGCCAGAATTCGACGCCCAACCCGGTCAGTTCGTCAAACTCACGCTCGCCGTCGACGGCGAGGACGAATCACGCTTCTACACCATCTCCTCGCCCGACGTGACCGACGAGTTCGAGATTACCGTCGGCATCGACCCAGACGGCGAAGTCGCGCCTCACTTGGCCGACCTCGAAGCGGGTGACACGGTCCGCATCGCCGGTCCCTTCGGGTCGGACTTCTACGAGGGCGAAGCACGGGCGGTACTCCTCGCTGGCGGCCCCGGCATCGGTCCGGCCGTCGGCATCGCAGAGCGCGCGCTGGCCGACGGGAACGACGCCGCCGTCGTCTATCAGGACGACGACCCGATTCACGAGGACCGACTGGCCGCGCTCGAAGCAGACGGCGCGTTCGTCGCCGTCCTCGACGGGGACGACGGCCTGACCGACGCCGTCGCCGACGCCACCGCCGATGGCGGTCAGGTGTTCATCTACGGCTTCGCCGACTTCTTGGACGACGCGACGGCCGCGCTGGAGGCCGCCGGTGTGGACGCCGACGACGCGAAGGTGGAAAACTTCGGCTGA
- a CDS encoding 2-oxoacid:acceptor oxidoreductase subunit alpha, with protein MPDDLNWAIGGEAGDGIDSTGKIFAQALSRAGRHVFTSKDFASRIRGGYTAYKVRTAVDRVESVVDRLDILIALTERTIHENEDELHDDSVIIYDGERTTMQDVEVPGDATALEVPLKRLAEDAGGAIMLNVVALGAACEVTNFPIENLDESLQKRFGDKGEAIVENNKKAARKGRDYVREEYDEEFGYELETTDADYVLLNGDEAIGMGAIAGGCRFYAGYPITPATDVMEYMTGRVDQFGGKVVQAEDELAAINMALGAARAGARSMTATSGPGIDLMTETFGLVATSETPLVICDVMRSGPSTGMPTKQEQGDLNMTLYGGHGEIPRFVLAPTTISECFWKTVEAFNLAEKYQTPVYLVSDLALAVTEQTFSPETFDMDEVEIERGKVVDENDIDAWLDEKGRFQAHFPAADGISPRAFPGTTDGAHMTTGLEHDELGRRTEDTEVRVEQVDKRQRKVETAKEEEDFDYREFGDADADTLVISWGSNEGAMREALGFLDEDGHDVRFISVPYIFPRPDLTEEVESADDVIVVECNATGQFADVIEHDVLERVERINKYTGVRFKADELADEIKQTLAGDAGTQEVEAE; from the coding sequence ATGCCAGACGACCTCAATTGGGCCATCGGCGGGGAAGCCGGCGATGGTATCGACTCGACCGGGAAAATCTTTGCGCAGGCACTCTCCCGGGCCGGTCGACACGTCTTCACCTCGAAGGACTTCGCCTCTCGAATCCGTGGCGGGTACACCGCGTACAAGGTCCGAACCGCGGTCGACCGCGTCGAGAGCGTCGTCGACCGCCTCGACATCCTCATCGCCCTGACCGAGCGGACCATCCACGAGAACGAGGACGAACTGCACGACGACTCGGTCATCATCTACGACGGCGAGCGCACCACGATGCAGGACGTCGAGGTGCCCGGCGACGCTACCGCCCTGGAAGTCCCGTTGAAGCGTCTCGCCGAGGACGCCGGTGGGGCCATCATGCTCAACGTCGTCGCCCTCGGTGCGGCCTGTGAAGTGACGAACTTCCCCATCGAGAACTTAGACGAGAGCCTCCAGAAGCGCTTCGGCGACAAGGGCGAGGCCATCGTCGAGAACAACAAGAAGGCCGCCCGCAAAGGCCGGGACTACGTCCGCGAGGAGTACGACGAGGAGTTCGGCTACGAACTGGAAACCACCGACGCCGACTACGTCCTTCTGAACGGCGACGAGGCCATCGGGATGGGCGCTATCGCCGGTGGCTGTCGCTTCTACGCTGGCTACCCCATCACCCCGGCGACGGACGTGATGGAGTACATGACCGGGCGCGTCGACCAGTTCGGCGGCAAAGTCGTACAGGCCGAGGACGAACTCGCGGCCATCAACATGGCGCTGGGCGCGGCCCGCGCCGGTGCGCGGTCGATGACCGCCACCTCCGGCCCGGGTATCGACCTGATGACCGAGACGTTCGGCCTCGTCGCGACCAGCGAGACGCCGCTGGTCATCTGTGACGTGATGCGCTCGGGCCCCTCGACGGGGATGCCGACCAAGCAGGAACAGGGCGACCTGAACATGACGCTGTACGGCGGTCACGGCGAGATTCCGCGGTTCGTCCTTGCGCCGACGACCATCTCCGAGTGCTTCTGGAAGACCGTCGAGGCGTTCAACCTCGCCGAGAAGTACCAGACGCCGGTATATCTCGTCTCCGACCTCGCGCTCGCGGTCACGGAACAGACGTTCTCGCCCGAGACCTTCGACATGGACGAGGTCGAAATCGAGCGCGGCAAAGTCGTCGACGAGAACGACATCGACGCGTGGCTGGACGAGAAGGGGCGCTTCCAGGCGCACTTCCCGGCCGCAGACGGCATCTCGCCGCGCGCCTTCCCCGGCACCACCGACGGCGCGCACATGACGACCGGCCTCGAACACGACGAACTCGGTCGCCGGACCGAGGACACCGAGGTCCGCGTCGAACAGGTCGACAAGCGCCAGCGGAAGGTCGAGACGGCCAAAGAGGAGGAGGACTTCGACTACCGCGAGTTCGGCGACGCCGACGCGGACACGCTGGTCATCTCGTGGGGGTCGAACGAGGGCGCGATGCGAGAAGCCCTCGGGTTCCTCGACGAGGACGGTCACGACGTTCGGTTCATCTCCGTTCCCTACATCTTCCCGCGGCCGGACCTCACCGAGGAAGTCGAATCCGCCGACGACGTCATCGTCGTCGAGTGTAACGCCACCGGCCAGTTCGCCGACGTCATCGAACACGACGTCCTCGAACGCGTCGAGCGCATCAACAAGTACACCGGCGTGCGATTCAAGGCAGACGAACTGGCAGACGAAATCAAACAGACGCTCGCTGGCGACGCGGGCACACAGGAGGTCGAAGCAGAATGA
- a CDS encoding 2-oxoacid:ferredoxin oxidoreductase subunit beta — protein sequence MSSDVRFTDFKSDKQPTWCPGCGDFGTMNGMMKALAETGNDPDNTFVVAGIGCSGKIGTYMHSYALHGVHGRALPVGIGVKMANPELEVMVAGGDGDGYSIGAGHFIHAVRRNVDMSYVVMDNRIYGLTKGQASPTSRQDFETATTPEGPGQPPVNPKALALAAGATFIAQSFSSNSQRHAEIVQQAIEHDGFGFVNVYSPCVTFNDVDTYDYFRDTIVDLDETDHDAQNRDQAKDKILESDKEYMGVLYQDEDSVPFEEREGIEAPMNDIPDGAPEGAMDLVREFY from the coding sequence ATGAGCTCAGACGTCCGATTCACAGACTTCAAATCCGACAAGCAACCGACGTGGTGTCCCGGATGCGGCGACTTCGGGACGATGAACGGCATGATGAAAGCGCTGGCCGAGACGGGCAACGACCCCGACAACACGTTCGTGGTCGCCGGTATCGGCTGTTCCGGCAAAATCGGGACGTACATGCACAGCTACGCGCTGCACGGCGTCCACGGCCGCGCCCTGCCGGTCGGCATCGGCGTGAAGATGGCGAACCCCGAACTCGAAGTGATGGTCGCCGGCGGCGACGGCGACGGCTACTCCATCGGTGCGGGCCACTTCATCCACGCCGTCCGCCGGAACGTCGACATGAGCTACGTCGTCATGGACAACCGCATCTACGGCCTCACCAAGGGGCAGGCCTCGCCCACCTCGCGGCAGGACTTCGAGACGGCGACGACCCCCGAAGGTCCCGGCCAACCGCCGGTCAACCCGAAGGCGCTGGCGCTCGCGGCCGGTGCGACATTCATCGCGCAGTCGTTCAGTTCGAACTCTCAGCGCCACGCTGAAATCGTCCAGCAGGCCATCGAACACGACGGCTTCGGCTTCGTCAACGTCTACTCGCCCTGTGTCACGTTCAACGACGTCGACACGTACGACTACTTCCGCGACACTATCGTCGACTTGGACGAAACGGACCACGACGCGCAGAACCGCGACCAGGCCAAGGACAAGATACTCGAGAGCGACAAGGAGTACATGGGCGTCCTCTATCAGGACGAGGACTCCGTCCCCTTCGAGGAACGTGAAGGCATCGAGGCCCCGATGAACGACATCCCCGACGGCGCGCCCGAGGGCGCGATGGACCTCGTTCGCGAGTTCTACTAG
- a CDS encoding cryptochrome/photolyase family protein: MHVFWHQRDLRIPDNRGLSLAANDADVVPVYVVDSDLLKKVGKRQRAFFMRGVRALKRQYRERGSDLVVRSGSAVDVLSEVVEEHDADRVFYNEHYRPARRNRQRRVDDALPTKSLTDLLLVDPARLDQRYENHSRFYDDWQAVQKLPPAETPDDDSLAAVSDSKTAPEIEADIDLPAAGYDAARARWDRFLADGIETYNDTRDDMQAAVERPVGAVSRMSPYLAAGMIGIREVWRDASDRHAVVGADGKRNVQKYRYELSWREQSYHLLYHNPTLLTANYKSFPNAIEWENDPEHFEAWKRGETGYPLVDAGIRQLDAEGYVHNRPRQNVASFLTKHLLTDWRKGARYFTKRLVDHDPASNYASWQWTASTGTDSVDVRIFDPVAQMSKYDSGADYVTEYVPELRGVPASKIVDWPTLPAAEREELAPDYPGPIVDRNDAYERAQRVFERALGKR; encoded by the coding sequence ATGCACGTCTTCTGGCACCAGCGGGACCTTCGGATTCCGGACAACCGCGGCCTCTCGCTCGCGGCGAACGACGCCGACGTGGTCCCCGTCTACGTCGTCGACTCCGACCTGCTGAAGAAGGTCGGCAAGCGCCAGCGCGCCTTCTTCATGCGCGGTGTTCGTGCCCTGAAGCGGCAGTATCGCGAGCGCGGGAGTGACCTCGTCGTTCGCTCGGGGTCCGCCGTCGACGTTCTCTCCGAGGTGGTCGAGGAGCACGATGCCGACCGGGTGTTCTACAACGAGCACTACCGACCTGCGCGGCGGAACCGCCAGCGCCGCGTCGACGACGCCCTCCCCACGAAGTCCCTGACCGACCTGTTGCTCGTCGACCCCGCCCGACTCGACCAGCGGTACGAGAACCACAGTCGGTTCTACGACGACTGGCAGGCCGTCCAGAAACTGCCACCTGCCGAGACGCCGGACGACGACTCGCTGGCCGCCGTCAGCGACTCGAAGACTGCGCCGGAAATCGAGGCCGATATCGACCTTCCCGCGGCGGGCTACGACGCTGCCCGCGCCCGCTGGGACCGGTTTCTCGCCGACGGCATCGAGACGTACAACGACACGCGCGACGACATGCAGGCGGCCGTCGAACGACCGGTCGGGGCCGTCTCGCGCATGTCGCCGTACCTCGCGGCGGGGATGATAGGCATCCGCGAAGTGTGGCGCGACGCCAGCGACCGCCACGCCGTGGTCGGCGCCGACGGGAAGCGCAACGTCCAGAAGTACCGCTACGAACTCTCGTGGCGCGAACAGAGCTACCACCTGCTGTACCACAATCCGACGCTCCTGACGGCGAACTACAAGTCCTTCCCGAACGCCATCGAGTGGGAGAACGACCCAGAGCACTTCGAGGCGTGGAAACGCGGCGAGACGGGGTATCCGCTGGTCGACGCGGGGATACGGCAACTGGACGCGGAGGGGTACGTCCACAACCGACCCCGACAGAACGTCGCCTCCTTCCTCACGAAACACCTGCTCACCGACTGGCGGAAGGGCGCGCGGTACTTCACGAAGCGACTGGTCGACCACGACCCGGCCTCGAACTACGCCAGTTGGCAGTGGACGGCCTCGACGGGGACCGATTCGGTCGACGTGCGCATCTTCGACCCGGTGGCGCAGATGAGCAAGTACGACAGCGGGGCCGACTACGTCACCGAGTACGTCCCGGAACTGCGCGGCGTACCGGCCTCGAAAATCGTCGATTGGCCGACGCTCCCGGCGGCGGAACGCGAGGAACTCGCGCCCGACTATCCCGGGCCGATAGTCGACCGGAACGACGCGTACGAACGGGCACAGCGGGTGTTCGAGCGGGCACTCGGGAAGCGGTAG
- a CDS encoding digeranylgeranylglycerophospholipid reductase has translation MRDRFDVVIAGAGPAGGQCARDLAERNYDVLVLETESESDFPRQSNKSTAGTFPSAMTAFSIPDDVVMHYTDKVVLESPNDHYVRTQTGAVLEFADFKRFLVRDSREKGATYRFDSRVSAPIMEDGEVVGVRYDGDREVYADVIIDATGPAAPLAKKLGVCDLKREKQAIGIEYEYEGVDMNRAGYADLNDAMMLRLDHDLAPGGYSWIFHTGEDTAKVGLCYIQNAAHHDYSKEGMGIDDYLEYWLDRDPRFENAERIEGKHAHRGSAHIQPPASLSTDNFMAIGDTVPSIDPLWGEGIHKGMKSARAAAATVDAALTPNDPDTSAESLAVYDQLWHSDVAPKQRTRLTMTELLYLAPNERYDQLMADLQQTDDDVLTEVNSGNRRAFAQLFHLSDLPLLAKYARQRLSN, from the coding sequence ATGCGCGACCGCTTTGACGTGGTGATTGCCGGGGCTGGTCCCGCGGGCGGCCAGTGTGCTCGTGACTTAGCCGAGCGGAACTACGACGTACTGGTCCTCGAAACCGAGTCGGAATCGGACTTCCCACGTCAGAGCAACAAATCGACGGCCGGGACGTTCCCCTCTGCGATGACGGCCTTCTCGATCCCGGACGACGTCGTGATGCACTACACCGACAAGGTCGTCCTCGAATCGCCGAACGACCACTACGTCCGTACCCAGACTGGCGCAGTGCTGGAGTTCGCCGATTTCAAGCGCTTCCTCGTCCGCGACAGTCGCGAGAAGGGCGCGACCTATCGCTTCGACTCGCGAGTCTCGGCCCCCATCATGGAGGACGGCGAGGTCGTCGGCGTCCGCTACGACGGCGACAGAGAGGTGTACGCCGACGTGATTATCGACGCGACGGGCCCGGCCGCGCCGCTGGCGAAGAAACTCGGCGTCTGCGACCTCAAACGCGAGAAGCAGGCCATCGGCATCGAGTACGAGTACGAGGGCGTCGACATGAATCGGGCGGGCTACGCCGACCTCAACGACGCGATGATGCTCCGCCTCGACCACGACCTCGCGCCCGGCGGCTACTCGTGGATTTTCCACACCGGTGAGGACACCGCGAAGGTCGGCCTCTGTTACATTCAGAACGCGGCCCACCACGACTACTCGAAGGAGGGCATGGGCATCGACGACTACCTCGAATACTGGTTAGACAGGGACCCCCGCTTCGAGAACGCCGAACGAATCGAGGGGAAACACGCTCATCGTGGCTCGGCACACATTCAGCCGCCGGCCTCCCTGAGCACGGACAACTTCATGGCCATCGGCGACACCGTCCCCAGCATCGACCCGCTCTGGGGCGAGGGCATCCACAAGGGCATGAAATCCGCCCGCGCCGCCGCGGCCACCGTCGACGCCGCCCTCACCCCGAACGACCCGGACACGTCCGCGGAGTCGCTGGCGGTCTACGATCAGTTGTGGCACAGCGACGTGGCCCCGAAACAGCGAACGCGACTGACGATGACCGAACTGCTGTACCTCGCGCCAAACGAGCGCTACGACCAGTTGATGGCCGACCTCCAGCAGACCGACGACGACGTGCTGACCGAGGTCAACTCTGGCAACCGACGGGCGTTCGCCCAGTTGTT